The following are encoded in a window of Nibricoccus aquaticus genomic DNA:
- a CDS encoding ABC transporter substrate-binding protein, protein MITVPRSLRRLTLGLTLAALLLSRATAAPLKVAYSDWPGWTAFAIASEKGWFKQAGLEVELLWFEYGPSIEAFTAGKVDAVMVTNGDALVTGANGAKNVMILVTDYSNGNDMIVAQPGISSLKDLKGKKVAVEVGFVDHLLLLNGLKKAGMTEADVELVPTPTNQTPQVLASGQVAAIAAWQPNSGQALKAVAGSTAVYTSADEPGLIYDTVAVSPQSLAQNRADWVKFVAVWDKIVAYLNDETTRDDGIKIMAARAGVDAKEYAAFMSGTKLLTLAQSTKIISGQTDTFGSIAGSSKIADEFNVKNGVYKESQPVATYIDATLTTDALKK, encoded by the coding sequence ATGATTACCGTCCCGCGTTCACTCCGCCGCCTCACCCTCGGCCTTACCCTCGCCGCCCTCCTCCTCTCCCGCGCCACCGCCGCCCCTCTCAAAGTCGCCTACTCCGACTGGCCCGGCTGGACCGCCTTCGCCATCGCTTCGGAAAAAGGCTGGTTCAAACAAGCCGGCCTCGAGGTCGAACTCCTCTGGTTCGAGTACGGCCCGTCGATAGAGGCTTTCACCGCTGGCAAAGTGGACGCCGTCATGGTCACCAATGGCGACGCCCTCGTCACCGGTGCCAATGGAGCGAAAAACGTCATGATCCTCGTCACCGATTATTCCAACGGTAACGACATGATCGTCGCCCAACCCGGCATCTCTTCCCTCAAAGATCTCAAAGGCAAAAAAGTTGCCGTCGAAGTCGGCTTCGTTGACCACCTCCTTCTCCTCAACGGCCTCAAAAAAGCCGGCATGACCGAGGCCGACGTCGAACTCGTCCCCACACCGACCAATCAGACCCCTCAAGTCCTCGCCTCCGGCCAGGTCGCCGCCATCGCCGCCTGGCAGCCCAACTCCGGCCAGGCCCTCAAAGCCGTCGCCGGCTCCACCGCCGTCTACACCTCCGCCGACGAACCCGGTCTCATCTACGACACCGTCGCCGTCAGCCCTCAAAGCCTCGCCCAAAACCGCGCCGACTGGGTCAAGTTCGTCGCCGTCTGGGACAAAATCGTCGCCTACTTGAACGACGAAACCACCCGCGACGACGGCATCAAAATCATGGCCGCCCGCGCCGGCGTTGATGCGAAAGAATACGCCGCCTTCATGTCCGGCACCAAGCTCCTGACGCTCGCGCAGAGCACTAAGATCATCTCCGGCCAAACCGACACCTTCGGCTCTATCGCCGGCTCCTCCAAAATCGCCGACGAGTTCAACGTGAAGAACGGCGTCTACAAAGAATCCCAACCCGTCGCCACCTACATCGACGCGACGCTCACCACCGACGCCCTCAAGAAATAA
- the fabV gene encoding enoyl-ACP reductase FabV: MVIKPKVRGFVCVTAHPAGCAAHIQEQIDYVKSKGLLKNGPKKVLVIGASTGFGLSSRITATFGCQADTLGIFFERPSEEGRPATPGWYNTIAFTNAARAAGRYAKNINGDAFSDDIKKQAIEAIKADLGQVDLVVYSLASPRRTHPKTGVVHKSCLKPVGQTYTNKTVDTDKGVVSEITIEPANEAEIADTTAVMGGEDWEMWIDALLEANVLAPGATTVSYSYIGPEVTWAIYKNGTIGLAKNDLERAAKSLDAKLKAHGYGRAFISVNKALVTQASSAIPVVPLYISILYKLMKARGTHEGCIQQIQRLFATEMYNGSALNFDDARRVRIDDLEMRPDVQEEVKKIWPQITTENLPSLTDIAGYRTEFLKMFGFGLPGIDYEADIEPHVPMV, encoded by the coding sequence ATGGTCATCAAACCCAAAGTCCGCGGCTTCGTCTGTGTCACTGCCCATCCCGCCGGTTGCGCTGCTCACATCCAGGAGCAGATCGACTACGTGAAATCCAAAGGCCTCCTCAAGAACGGCCCCAAGAAGGTCCTCGTGATCGGCGCCTCCACCGGCTTCGGCCTCTCCTCGCGCATCACCGCCACCTTCGGCTGCCAGGCCGACACCCTAGGCATCTTCTTCGAACGCCCCTCTGAAGAAGGCCGCCCCGCCACCCCCGGCTGGTACAACACCATCGCTTTCACCAACGCCGCCCGCGCCGCTGGCCGCTACGCCAAAAACATCAACGGCGACGCTTTCTCCGACGACATCAAGAAGCAGGCCATTGAAGCCATCAAAGCCGACCTCGGCCAGGTCGACCTCGTCGTCTACTCCCTCGCCTCGCCCCGCCGCACGCATCCGAAAACCGGCGTCGTTCACAAGTCCTGCCTCAAGCCCGTCGGCCAGACCTACACCAACAAGACCGTCGACACCGACAAAGGCGTCGTCAGCGAAATCACCATCGAGCCCGCCAACGAAGCCGAGATCGCCGACACCACCGCCGTCATGGGCGGCGAAGACTGGGAAATGTGGATCGACGCCCTTCTCGAAGCCAACGTGCTCGCCCCCGGCGCCACCACCGTTTCGTACTCCTACATCGGACCCGAAGTCACCTGGGCCATCTACAAAAACGGCACCATTGGCCTCGCCAAAAACGACCTCGAACGCGCCGCCAAAAGCCTCGACGCCAAACTCAAAGCCCACGGCTACGGCCGCGCCTTCATCTCCGTCAACAAAGCGCTCGTCACCCAGGCCAGCTCCGCGATCCCCGTCGTCCCGCTCTACATTTCCATCCTCTACAAACTCATGAAGGCGCGCGGCACGCACGAAGGCTGCATCCAGCAAATCCAGCGCCTCTTCGCGACCGAAATGTATAACGGTTCGGCATTAAACTTCGACGACGCCCGCCGCGTCCGTATCGACGACCTGGAGATGCGCCCCGACGTCCAGGAAGAGGTCAAAAAAATCTGGCCCCAGATCACGACGGAGAACTTGCCGTCGCTGACCGACATCGCCGGCTACCGCACCGAATTCCTAAAAATGTTCGGCTTCGGCCTCCCAGGAATCGACTACGAAGCCGACATCGAACCTCACGTCCCGATGGTTTGA
- the ilvE gene encoding branched-chain-amino-acid transaminase, whose product MKIYLDGKLVDRADATISVFDHGLLYGDGIFEGIRIYGGNIFRLDEHLERLEYSAKALLLKMPWSRKEIADATIETCRANNLQDGYIRLVVTRGVGDLGLSPWLCPKPSIFIIADKIALYPAEHYTKGLEIVTVATRRMNPAALPPAVKSLNYLNNILAKIEARQAGALEAIMLNDQGYVAECTGDNIFIVHKGEIITPAASQGALKGITRDAIFDIAKEIGVPIREANMTRYDVWCADEVFLTGTGAEVIPVVKLDGREIGDGKPGAVFAKVRESFRRRVLTEGTRI is encoded by the coding sequence ATGAAGATTTATCTCGATGGGAAACTCGTCGATCGCGCCGACGCCACTATCTCCGTGTTCGATCACGGACTGCTCTATGGCGACGGTATTTTCGAGGGTATCCGCATCTATGGGGGGAACATTTTTCGCCTCGATGAGCATCTGGAGCGGTTGGAGTACTCGGCGAAAGCGCTGCTCTTGAAAATGCCGTGGTCGCGCAAGGAGATCGCCGATGCGACGATCGAGACCTGCCGCGCCAACAATCTCCAAGATGGCTATATCCGGCTCGTGGTGACGCGTGGCGTGGGTGACTTGGGGCTTTCCCCGTGGCTGTGCCCGAAGCCGTCGATTTTCATCATCGCGGACAAGATCGCGCTCTACCCGGCCGAGCATTACACGAAGGGTTTGGAGATCGTCACGGTTGCAACCCGCCGCATGAATCCGGCCGCGCTGCCGCCAGCGGTGAAATCGCTCAATTATCTGAACAACATCCTCGCCAAGATCGAGGCGCGCCAGGCCGGGGCGCTTGAGGCGATCATGCTCAACGACCAAGGCTACGTCGCCGAGTGTACGGGCGATAATATCTTCATCGTCCACAAGGGCGAAATCATCACCCCGGCCGCCTCCCAAGGCGCGCTCAAGGGCATCACGCGCGATGCGATCTTCGACATCGCCAAAGAGATCGGCGTGCCGATCCGCGAGGCAAACATGACGCGCTACGATGTCTGGTGCGCGGACGAAGTTTTCCTCACGGGAACAGGCGCGGAGGTTATCCCGGTGGTGAAGCTCGATGGTCGCGAGATCGGCGACGGCAAGCCCGGCGCGGTCTTCGCGAAGGTGCGCGAGTCGTTCCGCCGCCGCGTGCTGACCGAGGGCACACGGATTTAA
- a CDS encoding NAD(P)/FAD-dependent oxidoreductase, producing the protein MDLISGCPFWIIKNGILGVYPTLRENVECEVAIIGGGVSGALIGYRLAEAGIDAVMLDKRDIGTGSTAASTSLLQYETDLTLTELSGRMGEENAVRVYRACRAAVKSIGALARRVKGGDFTGRDSLYLANTRREVAGLKREFELRRKHGFDVSWWTRKRIAGESSLPHHAAIESHDAAEIDAFEFTHAVVRAAAEMRKGLRVFDRTAVTSWKRVDARGAVGKGRSAGGGGGGFVLTTADGFRVKARRLVVAAGYESLNFFRKKPAKCHSTYALVTEPLETRAGWPGERLIWETARPYIYARTTADGRAIIGGYDEEFRDPQRRDALLVAKTGALQRRFGQLFPEIRCDVAFSWTGTFAETKDSLPYIGEAPGRPGIYFALGYGGNGVIFSALAAEIIRAAIVGERNALAELFRFGR; encoded by the coding sequence ATGGATCTCATTTCCGGCTGTCCGTTTTGGATTATTAAGAATGGGATTTTGGGCGTTTACCCGACGTTGCGGGAGAATGTGGAGTGCGAGGTGGCGATCATCGGTGGAGGCGTGAGCGGGGCGTTGATCGGGTATCGGCTGGCGGAGGCGGGCATCGATGCGGTGATGCTGGACAAGCGCGATATCGGGACGGGGAGCACGGCGGCGAGTACGTCGTTGTTACAGTATGAGACGGATCTGACGTTGACGGAATTGAGCGGGCGGATGGGAGAGGAGAATGCGGTGCGGGTTTATCGGGCGTGCCGGGCGGCGGTGAAAAGCATCGGGGCGCTGGCGAGGCGGGTGAAGGGCGGGGATTTCACGGGGAGGGACAGTCTTTATCTGGCGAATACGCGGCGGGAGGTGGCGGGGTTGAAGCGGGAGTTTGAGTTGAGGAGGAAGCACGGTTTCGACGTGAGCTGGTGGACGCGCAAGCGGATCGCGGGGGAGAGTTCGCTGCCGCATCACGCGGCGATCGAGAGTCACGATGCGGCGGAGATCGATGCGTTTGAGTTTACGCACGCGGTGGTGAGGGCGGCGGCGGAGATGCGGAAAGGGTTACGTGTATTTGACCGGACGGCGGTGACGTCGTGGAAGCGGGTGGATGCTCGTGGCGCAGTTGGGAAAGGACGGAGTGCGGGAGGCGGAGGAGGGGGATTTGTGCTGACGACTGCGGATGGGTTTCGCGTGAAAGCGCGGCGGCTGGTCGTGGCGGCGGGGTATGAGTCGTTGAACTTTTTCCGGAAGAAACCGGCGAAGTGTCACAGCACGTATGCGCTGGTGACGGAGCCATTGGAGACGCGGGCGGGCTGGCCGGGGGAGCGGCTGATCTGGGAGACGGCGCGTCCGTATATTTATGCGCGGACGACGGCGGACGGGCGGGCGATCATCGGCGGGTATGACGAGGAATTTCGCGATCCGCAGAGGCGCGATGCGTTGCTGGTGGCGAAGACGGGGGCGTTGCAGCGGAGGTTTGGGCAGTTGTTTCCGGAGATCCGGTGCGATGTGGCGTTTTCGTGGACGGGGACGTTTGCGGAAACGAAGGATTCGCTGCCGTACATCGGCGAGGCGCCGGGACGGCCGGGGATTTATTTCGCGCTGGGGTACGGCGGGAATGGCGTGATTTTTAGCGCGCTGGCGGCGGAGATTATTCGCGCTGCGATCGTGGGGGAGCGGAATGCGTTGGCGGAGTTGTTTCGGTTTGGGCGGTGA
- a CDS encoding UvrB/UvrC motif-containing protein, producing the protein MASPLKCDLCPKTATVHLTQIVNNKIHKVDLCEACAQAKGVTDPSGFSLSDLLLKASLNPEAATDAMRCEHCGFTQNDFKKHGRFGCPHCYETFNSMVEPMLDNMHKGTNHTGKVPQKALDRKSLHDRLSALEGNLDQAIKAERYEDAARFRDEINQVKQAVGQKLTR; encoded by the coding sequence ATGGCCAGCCCTCTTAAATGTGATCTTTGCCCGAAAACCGCGACGGTACATCTCACGCAGATCGTTAATAACAAGATTCATAAGGTAGATCTCTGCGAGGCGTGCGCCCAAGCCAAAGGCGTGACCGATCCCAGCGGTTTTTCACTGTCGGACCTGCTCCTCAAAGCCTCGCTCAATCCTGAGGCGGCGACCGATGCGATGCGCTGCGAGCACTGCGGGTTTACCCAGAACGATTTCAAGAAGCACGGCCGCTTCGGCTGCCCGCACTGCTACGAGACGTTCAACAGCATGGTCGAGCCGATGCTCGACAACATGCACAAGGGAACCAACCACACCGGGAAGGTGCCACAGAAGGCGCTCGACCGTAAATCTCTCCACGACCGTCTCAGCGCGCTCGAAGGTAATCTCGATCAGGCAATCAAAGCCGAGCGTTACGAAGACGCCGCCCGTTTCCGCGATGAAATCAACCAAGTCAAACAAGCCGTCGGACAAAAGCTCACGCGTTAA
- the glnS gene encoding glutamine--tRNA ligase: protein MSAETTATTDTPAPAPSDFIRDIVAQHVAEQRYPKIVTRFPPEPNGYLHIGHAKSICLNFGIARENNGQCNLRMDDTNPAKEDVEYVDSIIADVKWLIAGWADHCLGFKPKGATPASFTVNGKPDYYLAPVSPAPASDFHPSPLTLHSSPAAEPFFASSYFDQLYLFAVELIKKGKAYVCDLTPEETEKYRGAPSEPGRDSPFRTRSVEENLDLFARMKAGEFPNAARSLRAKIDMASPNIWLRDPLIYRIRHTAHHQTGDTWCIYPLYDFAHCLSDYLEGITHSICTVEFEVHRPLYDWILESLELARPLPHQYEFAKLIPSYLIVSKRRLIQLVNEKIVTGWDDPRMPTISGLRRRGVTAAAIRHFVMGTGVTKFNALTDLAVFEHTIREDLNALAQRRLAVLKPIKLVLTNLAAEEVIEVDATNNPQDENPTTRKVALTREVFIESDDFAEVPPPKYFRLKPGGEVRLKYACIIKLDEIVKDAAGNLLELRCTADLTTRAGGPNSDKKVKGTIHWVSATHSIDAEVRLYDRLFTVPEPGAEDDFLKVVNPKSLQVVTARLEASLASATPDARYQFERLGYFTLDAKDSASGHPVFTRTISLKDAWVPAKK from the coding sequence ATGTCAGCCGAAACCACCGCGACCACCGACACGCCAGCACCCGCTCCCAGCGATTTCATTCGTGACATCGTTGCCCAGCATGTCGCGGAACAACGTTACCCAAAGATCGTCACCCGCTTCCCGCCCGAGCCCAACGGCTACCTCCACATCGGCCACGCGAAATCCATCTGCCTGAACTTCGGCATCGCCCGCGAAAACAACGGCCAGTGCAACCTCCGCATGGACGACACCAACCCCGCGAAGGAGGATGTCGAATACGTGGACTCCATCATCGCCGACGTGAAATGGCTTATCGCCGGCTGGGCCGACCACTGCCTCGGCTTCAAACCCAAAGGCGCCACCCCCGCGTCCTTCACGGTTAACGGAAAGCCCGACTACTACCTCGCTCCCGTTTCTCCGGCTCCGGCCTCCGATTTTCACCCTTCACCCCTCACCCTTCACTCTTCACCAGCCGCCGAGCCCTTCTTCGCCAGCAGCTACTTCGATCAACTCTACCTCTTCGCCGTCGAGCTCATCAAAAAAGGCAAAGCCTACGTCTGCGATCTCACGCCCGAGGAAACCGAAAAATACCGCGGCGCCCCCAGTGAACCCGGCCGCGACTCCCCCTTCCGCACGCGCTCCGTCGAAGAAAATCTCGATCTCTTCGCCCGCATGAAAGCTGGCGAATTCCCCAACGCCGCCCGCTCCCTCCGCGCCAAGATCGACATGGCCTCGCCCAACATCTGGCTGCGCGACCCGCTCATCTACCGCATCCGCCACACCGCCCACCACCAGACCGGCGACACCTGGTGCATCTACCCGCTCTACGACTTCGCCCACTGCCTCAGCGACTACCTCGAAGGCATCACCCACTCCATCTGCACCGTGGAGTTCGAAGTCCACCGTCCGCTCTACGACTGGATTCTCGAAAGCCTCGAACTCGCCCGCCCGCTCCCGCACCAGTACGAATTCGCCAAGCTCATCCCGAGCTACCTGATCGTCTCCAAGCGCCGCCTCATCCAGCTCGTGAACGAAAAAATCGTCACCGGCTGGGACGATCCGCGCATGCCCACGATCTCCGGCCTCCGCCGCCGCGGCGTCACCGCCGCCGCGATACGCCACTTCGTCATGGGCACAGGCGTCACCAAATTCAACGCCCTCACCGACCTCGCTGTCTTCGAGCATACCATCCGCGAAGACCTCAACGCCCTCGCCCAGCGCCGCCTCGCCGTCCTCAAGCCCATCAAACTCGTCCTCACCAACCTCGCCGCCGAGGAGGTCATCGAGGTCGACGCCACCAACAACCCGCAGGACGAAAACCCCACCACGCGCAAAGTCGCCCTGACTCGCGAGGTCTTCATCGAGTCCGACGACTTCGCCGAAGTCCCGCCGCCCAAATATTTCCGCCTCAAACCCGGCGGCGAGGTCCGCCTCAAATACGCCTGCATCATCAAACTCGACGAAATCGTGAAAGACGCCGCGGGCAACCTCCTCGAACTCCGCTGCACCGCCGACCTCACCACGCGCGCCGGGGGCCCCAACTCCGACAAAAAAGTCAAAGGTACCATCCACTGGGTCAGCGCCACGCACAGCATCGACGCCGAAGTCCGCCTCTACGACCGCCTCTTCACCGTCCCCGAACCCGGCGCCGAAGACGACTTCCTCAAAGTCGTTAACCCCAAGTCGCTCCAAGTCGTCACCGCCAGACTCGAAGCATCCCTCGCCTCCGCCACCCCGGACGCCCGCTACCAATTCGAACGCCTAGGCTACTTCACCCTCGACGCGAAAGACTCCGCTTCCGGCCACCCCGTCTTCACCCGCACGATCTCCCTGAAAGACGCTTGGGTTCCCGCCAAAAAATAG
- the dtd gene encoding D-aminoacyl-tRNA deacylase translates to MRLVVQRVSSASVTIDNIVRGAIDRGLLILLGVAAGDTENDARWLAEKAAALRIFPDDAGLMNRSVRDIAGGILVISQFTLIASTRKGTRPSFNDAAKPDLARPLYENFLAQIEIALGRPVARGEFGADMKVALINDGPVTLVLDSRQRD, encoded by the coding sequence ATGCGCCTCGTCGTCCAACGCGTCTCCTCCGCCAGCGTCACCATCGACAACATCGTGCGCGGCGCCATCGACCGCGGCCTCTTGATTCTCCTCGGCGTCGCCGCCGGTGACACCGAAAACGACGCCCGCTGGCTCGCCGAAAAAGCCGCCGCGCTCCGCATCTTCCCCGACGACGCCGGACTCATGAACCGCTCCGTCCGCGACATCGCCGGCGGCATCCTCGTCATCAGCCAGTTCACGCTCATCGCCAGCACGCGCAAAGGCACCCGCCCCTCGTTCAACGACGCCGCCAAACCCGACCTCGCGCGCCCCCTCTACGAAAATTTCCTCGCGCAAATCGAGATCGCCCTCGGCCGCCCCGTCGCCCGCGGCGAATTCGGTGCCGACATGAAAGTCGCCCTCATCAACGACGGTCCCGTCACCCTCGTCCTCGACTCCCGCCAGCGCGATTAA
- a CDS encoding putative manganese-dependent inorganic diphosphatase has protein sequence MTAAPIAPAQNLTYVVGHKNPDADAICSAIAYAAFKEARGERGYIAARCGNSNARIDTILQKFRQPLPVYLSDVTPRVRDVMVTNVVSVGQNATCAEALERIDEHDVRILPVTTDDHRVVGSVSVFQLGGHFIPRLREPREMRKVTTSLSHITRALKGRVVHITNADECQDLYVRIGAMDVRSFGKVSEGDGIPANRTVIIVGDRWDIQQRSIQIGVRALVVTGNLPVDDEVVQHAKTAGVSLIVSPFDSATTAWLVRTASTIDSLIDRKFASVTADVRLADLRKKAATSTAPAFMVLDDTGKLQGILTKTDMLKPVKTRLVLVDHNEMTQAVTGAAEVTIAEVIDHHRLGSLNTQQPILFINEPVGSTCTIVADLFRREGLKPSPEIAGIMMSGIISDTLHLNSPTTTEKDGTLLAWLSGIAGVNSKALADTIFSSGSVILGNSPDKVIRTDFKIYEEDTVRFAVSQVEELGFGNFWQHSKQLCAALQKLCDTEELAFACLLVTDINTQNSLMLVKGDPDFIARISYPHVEKDEIFDLPGIVSRKKQLIPYITSLLKELQADGITPHPRRVSHAPFEIPPAAIESAKL, from the coding sequence ATGACCGCCGCTCCTATCGCGCCCGCCCAAAACCTCACCTACGTCGTCGGACATAAAAATCCCGACGCGGACGCCATCTGCTCGGCCATCGCCTACGCCGCCTTTAAGGAAGCCCGCGGCGAACGCGGTTACATCGCCGCCCGCTGCGGCAACTCCAACGCCCGCATCGATACCATTCTCCAAAAGTTCCGCCAGCCCCTCCCCGTCTACCTAAGCGACGTCACCCCGCGCGTACGCGACGTCATGGTCACCAACGTCGTCTCCGTCGGCCAGAACGCCACCTGCGCCGAGGCCCTTGAACGCATCGACGAGCACGACGTCCGCATCCTCCCCGTCACCACCGACGACCACCGTGTTGTCGGCTCCGTATCCGTCTTCCAACTCGGCGGCCACTTTATCCCCCGCCTCCGCGAGCCGCGCGAAATGCGCAAAGTCACCACCTCGCTCTCCCACATCACCCGCGCCCTCAAAGGCCGCGTCGTCCACATCACCAACGCCGACGAATGCCAGGACCTCTACGTCCGCATCGGCGCCATGGACGTCCGCTCCTTCGGCAAAGTCTCCGAAGGCGACGGCATCCCCGCCAACCGCACCGTCATCATCGTCGGCGACCGCTGGGACATCCAGCAACGCTCCATCCAGATCGGCGTCCGCGCCCTCGTCGTCACCGGCAACCTCCCTGTCGATGATGAAGTCGTCCAGCACGCCAAAACCGCCGGCGTCAGCCTCATCGTCAGCCCGTTCGACTCCGCCACCACCGCCTGGCTCGTCCGCACCGCCTCCACGATCGACAGCCTCATCGACCGCAAATTCGCCTCCGTCACCGCCGACGTTCGCCTAGCCGACCTCCGCAAAAAAGCCGCCACCTCCACCGCGCCCGCTTTCATGGTGCTCGACGACACCGGCAAACTCCAGGGCATCCTCACCAAGACCGATATGCTCAAGCCGGTCAAAACCCGCCTCGTCCTCGTCGATCACAACGAAATGACCCAGGCCGTCACCGGCGCCGCCGAAGTCACCATCGCCGAGGTCATCGACCACCACCGTCTCGGCTCGCTGAATACTCAGCAGCCCATCCTCTTCATCAACGAGCCCGTCGGCTCCACCTGCACCATCGTCGCCGATCTCTTCCGGCGCGAAGGCCTCAAGCCCTCCCCCGAGATCGCCGGCATCATGATGAGCGGCATCATCTCCGACACGCTCCACCTCAACAGCCCCACGACTACGGAAAAAGACGGAACCCTCCTCGCCTGGCTCTCCGGCATCGCCGGCGTTAACTCCAAGGCGCTCGCAGACACCATCTTCAGCTCCGGCTCCGTCATCCTCGGCAACTCGCCCGACAAAGTCATCCGCACCGACTTCAAGATCTACGAGGAAGACACCGTCCGCTTCGCCGTCTCCCAAGTCGAAGAACTTGGCTTCGGCAATTTCTGGCAGCACTCGAAACAACTCTGCGCCGCCCTCCAAAAACTCTGCGACACCGAGGAACTCGCCTTCGCCTGTCTGCTCGTCACCGACATCAACACACAGAACTCCCTGATGCTGGTTAAAGGTGACCCCGACTTCATCGCCCGCATTTCCTACCCGCACGTCGAGAAAGACGAAATCTTCGACCTCCCCGGCATCGTCAGTCGCAAGAAGCAGCTCATCCCGTACATCACCTCGCTGCTCAAAGAACTCCAGGCCGACGGCATCACGCCGCACCCGCGCCGCGTATCCCACGCCCCTTTCGAAATCCCGCCCGCCGCCATCGAAAGTGCGAAACTCTGA
- a CDS encoding protein arginine kinase — translation MTIASLIASPSELTDTASSKCAIVLMTRIRLARNLAGNPFPGWAREAQRETVFEACRDALGASAQMKKGLNVAVSELSDLEKQILVERHLISRELSGAKAGAGVFISKDQTLSVMINEEDHLRIQVLRAGFQLKKTWNAINELDSALEEALDYAFSPTLGYLTACPTNLGTGMRASAMMHLPALVISNQMEKVVRAVNQLGMVVRGLFGEGSDASGSIFQISNQTTLGESEEEIIKRLGSVLNSIVEHEQNARAKLMESDAAKIFDKIGRAYGILQHSHMLSSGEAMNLLSLLRLGIDLGLFPDDSRSVIDRLFIEAQPGHVQQTSKTDLESNQRDSLRAERLRAEFAAFAKPNFTINSHN, via the coding sequence ATGACGATCGCGTCGCTCATCGCTTCACCGTCCGAGCTGACCGACACCGCGAGTAGCAAGTGCGCCATCGTCTTGATGACGCGCATCCGCCTCGCGCGGAATCTCGCGGGCAATCCGTTCCCGGGCTGGGCGCGCGAAGCGCAGCGCGAGACGGTTTTCGAGGCTTGCCGCGACGCGCTCGGTGCATCGGCGCAGATGAAGAAGGGACTCAACGTCGCCGTCAGCGAACTCAGCGATTTGGAGAAACAGATTCTCGTCGAGCGCCACTTGATCAGCCGCGAACTCAGCGGCGCTAAAGCAGGCGCGGGCGTGTTCATCAGCAAGGACCAGACGCTCTCCGTGATGATCAACGAAGAGGATCATCTGCGCATCCAGGTGCTCCGCGCCGGTTTCCAGCTGAAGAAGACGTGGAACGCCATCAACGAGCTCGATAGCGCGCTCGAAGAGGCGCTCGACTATGCGTTTTCGCCGACACTCGGTTATCTGACCGCGTGCCCGACCAACCTCGGTACCGGTATGCGCGCCTCCGCGATGATGCATCTGCCTGCGCTCGTGATTTCCAATCAGATGGAGAAAGTCGTCCGCGCGGTGAACCAGCTCGGCATGGTTGTCCGCGGCTTGTTCGGCGAAGGCTCCGATGCGAGCGGCAGCATTTTCCAGATCTCGAATCAGACCACGCTCGGCGAATCTGAGGAAGAGATCATCAAGCGCCTCGGCAGCGTTCTGAACTCCATCGTCGAGCACGAGCAGAACGCCCGCGCGAAACTCATGGAAAGCGATGCAGCCAAGATCTTCGACAAGATCGGCCGCGCGTATGGGATTCTCCAGCACAGCCACATGCTCAGCTCGGGCGAGGCGATGAATCTGCTCTCGCTGCTCCGGCTCGGCATCGATCTTGGTTTATTCCCGGACGACAGTCGTTCCGTGATCGACCGCCTCTTCATCGAGGCGCAGCCCGGCCACGTTCAGCAAACATCGAAGACCGATCTCGAATCCAACCAGCGCGACAGCCTGCGCGCCGAGCGTTTGCGTGCAGAGTTTGCCGCTTTCGCGAAACCGAATTTCACTATCAACAGCCACAATTAA